GGTGGGCGTGGCCGCAGATTGCAGGCCCCCAGCTGCCGATGTAGTCAATGTATTTATTCCCATCCACGTCCCAGGCGTAGGGACCCTTGACCCGATCGAACACGATCGGCTGACCGCCGACCGACTTGAACGCCCGCACAGGGGAGCTGACACCTCCGGGCATCAGGGCCTGTGCTGCTCCGAAGATGGCTTCGGAATTGCTGGTGTTCAACGCGGGAGCTGTCACTGGAACCGACGCCAAAGGGCTGATGCAAACCGTGCAACATCCTGACTCAGGAACGTCCAGTTCTGTTTGCTGTGTTTCTTAATTGCCCACTTCGCAAGCTTTTTGATGCGTAGTCTTGGGTCAGATCGAGATCGCTGTGAGCCACGACTGGTCAGTTCTGGAGAGGGATCTGCGCCGCTGTCTGCCCCCTCGGGCCATCGTGGCGAAGCGTCAGGAACTGCTGAGTTACGACTGTGACGGACTGACCCTCGAGCGCCATTGCCCGCCCCTTGCGGTGCTGCCAGAAACCACTGAACAGGTCGCCGCGGTTCTGCAGTGCTGTCATCAACGCGGTGTGCCTTTCGTGGCCCGCGGTAGCGGCACTGGCCTCTCGGGGGGAGCGCTGGTGGATCAGCAGGCGCTCCTCGTTGTGACCAGTCGGATGCGTCGCGTGCTCGAGCTTGATCTGGCCAATCAACGGGTCACGGTCCAGCCCGGGGTCATCAACAGCTGGGTGACACGGGCCGTGGCGGGTGACGGCTTCTATTACGCCCCGGACCCGTCCAGTCAAGTGGTCTGCAGCATCGGCGGCAATGTGGCGGAAAATTCAGGCGGGGTGCATTGCCTCAAGTACGGCGTGACCAGCAATCACGTGCTGGGGCTTGAGGTGGTGTTGCCCGATGGAACCACCACGCAGCTGGGGAACGGCCTGGCGGAATCGTGCGAGTTGGATCTTCGTGGTGCGTTCATCGGCAGTGAAGGCACCCTGGGCATCGCGACCGCCATCACCCTGCGACTGCTCCGTGCGCCGGAGTGCGTGAACGTGCTGTTGGCTGATTTCGCCACGATGGAAGCGGCAGGGGAAGCGGTGCGATCCGTGACCGCCAGCGGCCTGCTGCCGGCGGGGATGGAAATCATGGACAACGTCACCATCAACGCTGTGAATGATTTCTTCGGCTACGACGAATACCCCCGCGATGCGGCGGCGGTGCTTTTGATCGAGCTGGATGGGCAGGATGCCGAAGTTCAGGCATCCGCAGAACGGGCCGATGTGTTGTGTCGTGCCGCAGGGGCCCGTGGCCTGCGTCGGGCCCAAGACCCCACGGAGTGCGCGGTGCTCTGGAAAGGACGTAAATCTGCGTTTTCAGCGGTGGGCAAAATCACGCCGACCTATTACGTGCAAGACGGTGTAGTGCCCCGGAGCAGCCTTCCCTCGGTGCTGGCCGCGATTGAACGGCTCAGTCAGGAGCACGGCCTGCCCGTGGCCAATGTGTTTCATGCCGGCGATGGCAACCTTCATCCGCTGATCCTCTATTCCTTGGACCAGCCGGATGTGGAGCGGAGCGTCAAGGAGCTTGGCGCCGCCATCCTGCGGGTGTGTCTCGATGCCGGTGGCAGCATCAGCGGTGAGCATGGTGTCGGGGCGGACAAGCGTTGCTATCTCGACTGGATGTTCGGCCCGGATGATCTGGAAACGATGGGTTTGTTGCGGTCTGCTTTCGACCCCCACAACCGCGCCAATCCGGGCAAAGTGCTGCCCACGCCTCGCACCTGCGGTGAATCGGCCAAACGCATCGTGACGCTGCCTGCCGGAGTTGAGGTCTACTGAACAGGATCAGAACAACGGTTCATCGCCTTCGTCGTCCTCGGCTGGAGGCCAGTCGAGATCAACGCTGACCGGGGCATGGTCGCTGGGTTGCTGGTTGCCGCGCATGCCTTTGTGGATGACGCAGCTCCGGGCGAGCCCTAGGAGTTCCTCACACAGATAGATGTGATCGATTCTCCAACCGCGGTCCCGATCCCAGGCGCCGCTGCGGTAGTCCCACCAGCTCCAGTGGCCGGAATCGGGCTCGAACACTCGGAACACGTCCTGAAGCTGCTCGCCAAGCGCCGCACGGAGAGCACTCCGTTCAGCATCGCTGGCCATGATTCCGCCGGTCTGTCGGTCGGGGGCGGGAAGATCTCGTGCCTCAAGGCCGATGTTGAAGTCGCCGACCATGCACAGCGGTTCACCGCGCTCCTGCTGGGCTGCGATGTAACGCTTCAGGCAGCCAAGCCAGGCCAGTTTGTAGGGGTATTTCTCTGACTTCAGGCTTGAGCCATTCGGGACGTAGAGGTTGAGCACGCGGACGCCATTCAGCAATCCGCTGATCACGCGCTTCTGTTCGCTGAGATCCGCAGCTTCAGCGTCATCAGGAAGCTCCCCAACGAATCCGCAGCGCACATCCTCAAGGGGGTCGCGGCTGATCAGGGCGACTCCGTTGTAGGCCTTCTGGCCATGGATGTGGATGTGCCATCCAGCAGATTTGAAGGGCTGCAACGGGAACAGGGGGTCATCAACCTTGGTTTCCTGCAGACAGAGCAGATCCGGTTGCTCGTTCTCCAGCCAACTGAGCACCTGATCCAGTCGCGTGCGAACGGAATTCACGTTCCAGGTGGCGATCTGCACGGTTGATCCGATGGTGAGAAAGACCCTTAGCATCAGCCCACCTCGAAATCCGCTGATGTCCTTCCGTCTTGCGGCCGTCGCACAACTTGTTTTTCCCTGCCTGATCGCAGCGACCATTCCTGTTGATGCACGTGCCCAGATGGATGCGCCTTAT
The Synechococcus sp. PROS-U-1 DNA segment above includes these coding regions:
- a CDS encoding FAD-linked oxidase C-terminal domain-containing protein → MSHDWSVLERDLRRCLPPRAIVAKRQELLSYDCDGLTLERHCPPLAVLPETTEQVAAVLQCCHQRGVPFVARGSGTGLSGGALVDQQALLVVTSRMRRVLELDLANQRVTVQPGVINSWVTRAVAGDGFYYAPDPSSQVVCSIGGNVAENSGGVHCLKYGVTSNHVLGLEVVLPDGTTTQLGNGLAESCELDLRGAFIGSEGTLGIATAITLRLLRAPECVNVLLADFATMEAAGEAVRSVTASGLLPAGMEIMDNVTINAVNDFFGYDEYPRDAAAVLLIELDGQDAEVQASAERADVLCRAAGARGLRRAQDPTECAVLWKGRKSAFSAVGKITPTYYVQDGVVPRSSLPSVLAAIERLSQEHGLPVANVFHAGDGNLHPLILYSLDQPDVERSVKELGAAILRVCLDAGGSISGEHGVGADKRCYLDWMFGPDDLETMGLLRSAFDPHNRANPGKVLPTPRTCGESAKRIVTLPAGVEVY
- the xth gene encoding exodeoxyribonuclease III, encoding MLRVFLTIGSTVQIATWNVNSVRTRLDQVLSWLENEQPDLLCLQETKVDDPLFPLQPFKSAGWHIHIHGQKAYNGVALISRDPLEDVRCGFVGELPDDAEAADLSEQKRVISGLLNGVRVLNLYVPNGSSLKSEKYPYKLAWLGCLKRYIAAQQERGEPLCMVGDFNIGLEARDLPAPDRQTGGIMASDAERSALRAALGEQLQDVFRVFEPDSGHWSWWDYRSGAWDRDRGWRIDHIYLCEELLGLARSCVIHKGMRGNQQPSDHAPVSVDLDWPPAEDDEGDEPLF